From the genome of Mya arenaria isolate MELC-2E11 chromosome 5, ASM2691426v1:
GCCAAGCTAAACAACTGCTTTCAGACCTGAAGGCACTGGGAAACATCAAGAGGTATCCTGAAACACAGTTTGAACAATCATCTCAACAGATCAAACCCTCTGGTATATCCCATCCGTTCAAGGTGATAGGAACGAAAAGATTTGCAGCCACAGTATCGACAGACAAGAATGTCTGTGATATTCGTGGTATTATACAACTTCCAGGAGGAGATATTGTCCTTGTAGACTATAACAATTGCAGAGTTAAGGTTTTGGACAGCGAATACAAAGTGACAGACGACTGTGATCTCCCTGAATATCCACAGGACATCTGCCACATCTCAGACCATCAAGTAGCTGTAGCTGTTGGGTGTGGGACCAAAAGACATGAGGTCCACTATCTCACAGTGTCAGCTGGCACTATCAAGATGACCAGGAAGTTCTCAGTTGACCATAAATGTTACTCCATCAGCCACCATGAGGGCCAGCTGTATGTGGGTTCCCTCACTGCCCTGTACCTCTACACCACTGAAGGTAGACTTgtcaaaaaagtatataaagaCACCTCTGACAGAGTCACAGTTAACCACTTTACCTTGAGCACGGATGGCAGCAAAATATACATACCAGTCTCCAGCCACAAAAAGATTGTCACAATAGACACCACAGGCAACATTTTGGCCACTCTCCAGGACCCTGACCTGGACTGGCCTTACAGTGTACATGTGAGCGAGGGTGGACATGTGTTTGTGTGCTCAACTGAATCCAACACAGTGGTGCAAGTTGACCATGAAGGCAAGAAGAAGCTGGCCACACTGGTCAGGGAGGGAGATGGCATGAACAAGCCACATGTAGTATGGTACAGCACCCACACAGGCAGGCTTATTGTTGGGGGAAGACAAAATGACATTCTGGTGATGGACCTACAGTAGACACTGTCAGTAGTTAATACAGGATACAATGTGAATAGaacatgatataaataagtTGGGATATATATCAATTGTAAATGGTACTAGTATATTCAAAATAGGATCAACTATTCATATTtcacttcatttaaaatgtttgactAATTACAACATGAAGGCTACTTGTGAATGGCTTTGTACAATGTGCATGTGTCTCATTCTGACATCAATGGCAGGAAAttgaaaaatgcaattatcAGTGATGAGTGATCAAATCTTCAAATGTGTTGCCATGAAACGTGCCCCTTCGATGAATTGGTAAAAGTACTTATGAAGGCTTCTGATTTGACTGTAGTCATTAAAGTTATGACTTTGAGAGTGATTTTAAAAGAATCATAAACTATATAGCTGTTAGAGAGATCAATCTTTAATATCTTGTATCATGATTTGTTTGTTCTGCATTGCATCATTGAGttatattatcacattttacaaacatcacAAAGCACAGTTCAACAGAAAACCATGCCGTGATTATTTTAATCGGACttggttttaaacaaaatttcattctttaaagaTGTTCACAACTGACATTCATGTACAAAAaacgaaatgaaatatatatcttcAAGTTTATCAGTTTATGTAGATAATCACATCCAAACATTTATGTCAGATCTATTATATGATAGGATTCATAATATTGCTATGTCATGCATTGAATCATATAGCTAATTACCAATTACCTATTGCACATAACTTTCTTATCATTTTGCTTCTGTATATTTTGATAGTCATTTTAGTTTCAATGTCACTGGCTGCTTTcatgttttcattcaatttattgaGGGATTATTTACATTAGAAACCTGTTTAACCAGATTGATATATTCAGATGTGATTAATATCAGTAGTAATGATATCTAAATTTGTATCAATAACTTACCTGGTGCAAAATAATATGGCTTCATTTAGCTCAcataagtttatatttttagcattattggagtttttaaaaaaaaatagtaaggaggaggaaataaaataaagtccTAGCCCTGAAGGACATACTTCCTCATAAAAAAGTGGCCCAGGCATACAGACGCACAAATGGTCACAGTCTGTAAACtatgtacttcaccaaagaaaattctggagcttaaaaataaacttgaaaagtgtaatatgtttcaaaataaaaggtttaaatactgattttttaatttttcatgaaCAATGTCCTTCTTACTCAAGGTATAGAGATGTCCTTTGACACATGGTAGCAACCAGGTAGATCTAGGTCAGTTTGACTACTTGTAACGACTGCCAAATATTATCtcatgttcagatttttttctgtcatATTAGGTACATAACTCataatgttatgaaaatatccttttcagtgttttataaagatttaaattCTCATTCGGTATTAACAAATCAACTATGAGAGTATTAgaataccttgtgtttttcatTTCCTATAAGTGATTGTTAAGTAGTATTTCAGGTCAATACTCATAAGAGtcaaaatcagaaaaaaaacatccattttaCTTTGATGACCACAATACTAATTTGCAGCTCATGTTTTACAGTCAATATACGCATTTTATTTGAGATGTAATCCAATTCATTCTTGTCAACATACGAATTGCGCCAGCaacttttacaaatacaacCCACAATATTATGTCTTCTTATTTTGACTGGAAGTTGTGCAGTTATTCCATAAATTGCCGATAACATGCTGCTAACATTTCACAATGTTTACATTTGCCTTGTTCTTTGTAgaggaaaaaaaaacttttaataataatatcattgaaCATGCAaggagttatgacgtcattggtAATTCCAATATTGCGCTTTGATTGGATTAGCGCCATTTCATTTCACCAATGATATGACATTACAAATATCATCTTTGCTATcacaggacgttgttatggtaacaGATATCTATTCTGTTTCCCCGCATATTTTAGAAGTGGTTTACATCGTATGGTAGTAAAAAGACTGATAATGAAAgacaattggtacaccagttggtACTGAGATGAAgattaaataacacttttttatttcatttttatgttgaagGAACATACAgcggaaaaaaataaacaattcttttttttaatttttatttgggttttgcaatatttaggtaagGCGCTCTCATAAAtctcaatatataaaaaacacttCTGACCCAATTTAAAACTTAAGAGCAAAGGGCAGTGCACTCTGGGTACACAGCTGTGAGCTCTTTCAGTGTTTTTTCCCCACTATTTAGAGAATGCTGGAAGGGCCTTTGATAGGAGAAAAATGTTTGGCATAAGGGGTAGATACTAACAAGATTCATATAGTGTacaaacttgtttttaaacatcttattcaacaaaccttttcatgAATGGCACTATATTGCTACATTTGCTATTAAAATGTTGAGAGCTCATTGCTTCTATAAAAAGACAACTAAAGGGATTTTTTTAGAAGAGAAATGGGGACGAATTTCAAATATTGCAGAAAAAAGACTTCTTGTTTACATCGTGAGagtttaacatttgaaaatacacaTTGTGCCAATTCGAACCTGTGTCCTCTTTGATTAGGTTTTGAGCGTTTAACATGGTCTGTGAACTCTGTGCTCGTAGCTGTGCTCTCTTTGCTACATCTTGCACATTTCACATGGGAAAACATAAATGGTGTAAAAGCTCAAAGGTCAGTGCACTGATCGAGTgcatttcagtgtaaatatgcTGCTTGTTTCTGTGCAGCCAAGTGTACATGTGCAGTTCTTTGTGTGCATTCTGGGTGAAATTGATCACACTGGGTTAATAAGGGACTCTTTAGAATTTTATGGTGTAAGGCAACATTTGTGGTTCATTAAATTTGTCTTAAtcttttattcaattgtttaaGCTGAGGGAACACAAATTTAAGAATAATCAAATATTGTCTTATTCTGGGGTAGGGCAACTTGATTCTTTGTGTGGCAACTTGTCATAGCTTTTTTGTTTTCCAcctaaatgtacatgtatgtgtgaaATTATTGTGTCTTGTTTGCTTCCTTAAGTTTCAACATATCATTTGcgtcattataaataaaatgacatttccaCATACCAGGGTTGTTTATTTATCACCCATATCAACCAGAAACTAGAATTCATCCTTGCCAAAGGCAAATTATGTtgattgacaataaactttGCAACTTGATaaaatttgcattcattttgcatgaacaaGTCAACCTCTGATCACTATAGGCGTCATTTTGCAAGAAAGACCTGAGTTGTgcatatatgtaaaac
Proteins encoded in this window:
- the LOC128236211 gene encoding uncharacterized protein LOC128236211; the protein is MASNYRTALKDSVLNASDEIHDFSCSVCKDDNLNIEAKHFCGDCSKYYCDQCLPFHAKIHKRHVVLGRKEVDKWVGQDNALVMCDLHPSKVLELLCEDHDELCCPLCVSLNHRMCRSISLISDLARGIHKMADFKQLPSNVTKVTDSLNQVTEARKKNQNSLKASGKSMLTKIKTLRSSLNQLLDELEKRTVEQMDSVLADLDESLQKDIDHCDLLHEQLKAILDTVQAPGKDSESSSYIGHRKCREKMEEANKLLQEIATKPEVTVTFEPESQAKQLLSDLKALGNIKRYPETQFEQSSQQIKPSGISHPFKVIGTKRFAATVSTDKNVCDIRGIIQLPGGDIVLVDYNNCRVKVLDSEYKVTDDCDLPEYPQDICHISDHQVAVAVGCGTKRHEVHYLTVSAGTIKMTRKFSVDHKCYSISHHEGQLYVGSLTALYLYTTEGRLVKKVYKDTSDRVTVNHFTLSTDGSKIYIPVSSHKKIVTIDTTGNILATLQDPDLDWPYSVHVSEGGHVFVCSTESNTVVQVDHEGKKKLATLVREGDGMNKPHVVWYSTHTGRLIVGGRQNDILVMDLQ